One genomic window of Saccopteryx bilineata isolate mSacBil1 chromosome 4, mSacBil1_pri_phased_curated, whole genome shotgun sequence includes the following:
- the METTL22 gene encoding methyltransferase-like protein 22 isoform X4, with product MDEVTFKSDTVLSDVHLYTPNQRHLMVRLNSMRQPVFLSQFQLVWNQDPRIDSGTQGDDHRAVPTEETPAGTGSTGSPPGSSCSSEGSPTQAGADVTGQEGAGAQLDEDGDLDVVRRPRAPSDPDPVWPLRDKVHPMILTQEEDEVLGDKARESSTHDIIRIEHTMATPLEDVGKQVWRGALLLADYILFQWDLFQGRTVLELGAGTGLASVVAATLAQTVYCTDVGADLLAMCQQNLALNSHLTGSGDPEAPFSWSEEEISDLYNHTTILLAAEVFYDDDLTDALFKTLLRLTHRLQNACVAILSVEKRLNFTLSHLDVTCEAYDHFRACLRQLEQLRDGPLRFAVEPVEASFPQRLVYERIRQLELWKIFVEPVR from the exons ATGGACGAGGTCACCTTCAAAAGCGACACCGTGCTCTCCGATGTCCACCTCTACACCCCCAACCAGAGACACCTCATGGTGCGGCTGAACAGCATGAGGCAGCCCG tttttctctccCAGTTCCAGCTTGTGTGGAACCAAGACCCTCGGATAGACTCAGGGACTCAGGGCGATGATCACAGAGCTGTTCCCACAGAGGAGACTCCTGCTGGGACAGGCAGCACTGGCTCCCCTCCCGGGAGTAGCTGCAGCAGTGAGGGGTCCCCCACGCAGGCTGGTGCTGATGTCACTGGCCAGGAAGGGGCGGGAGCTCAGCTGGACGAAGATGGAGATTTGGATGTCGTGAGAAGACCACGGGCCCCCTCCGACCCTGACCCTGTGTGGCCTCTGAGAGACAAGGTACATCCCATGATTCTAACGCAGGAAGAAGATGAAGTCCTGGGAGACAAAGCACGGGAGAGCAGCACCCACGATATCATCAGGATAG AACACACCATGGCCACGCCCCTGGAGGATGTTGGCAAGCAG GTTTGGCGGGGCGCCCTGCTCCTGGCTGACTACATCCTGTTCCAGTGGGACCTCTTCCAGGGACGCACCGTGCTGGAACTCGGAGCGGGCACGGGGTTAGCCAGCGTCGTCGCCGCCACCCTGGCGCAGACCGTGTACTGTACAG ATGTGGGTGCCGATCTCTTGGCCATGTGCCAGCAAAACCTTGCCCTCAACAGCCACCTGACTGGCTCTGGAG ATCCTGAAGCCCCCTTCAGCTGGTCAGAGGAGGAGATCTCCGACCTGTACAACCACACCACCATACTGCTCGCAGCCGAAG TGTTTTATGACGACGACCTAACTGATGCTCTGTTTAAAACGCTCCTCCGGCTCACCCACAGATTGCAGAACGCCTGCGTAGCCATTCTGTCCGTGGAGAAGAG GCTGAACTTCACGCTGAGCCACCTGGACGTCACGTGCGAAGCCTACGACCACTTCCGCGCCTGCCTGCGCCAGCTGGAGCAGCTCCGGGACGGCCCGCTGCGCTTCGCGGTGGAGCCGGTGGAAGCCTCCTTCCCGCAGCGCCTCGTCTACGAGCGCATCCGGCAGCTG GAGCTGTGGAAGATCTTTGTGGAACCAGTAAGGTGA
- the METTL22 gene encoding methyltransferase-like protein 22 isoform X3, giving the protein MDEVTFKSDTVLSDVHLYTPNQRHLMVRLNSMRQPVFLSQFQLVWNQDPRIDSGTQGDDHRAVPTEETPAGTGSTGSPPGSSCSSEGSPTQAGADVTGQEGAGAQLDEDGDLDVVRRPRAPSDPDPVWPLRDKVHPMILTQEEDEVLGDKARESSTHDIIRIEHTMATPLEDVGKQVWRGALLLADYILFQWDLFQGRTVLELGAGTGLASVVAATLAQTVYCTDVGADLLAMCQQNLALNSHLTGSGDPEAPFSWSEEEISDLYNHTTILLAAEVPVFLPTVFYDDDLTDALFKTLLRLTHRLQNACVAILSVEKRLNFTLSHLDVTCEAYDHFRACLRQLEQLRDGPLRFAVEPVEASFPQRLVYERIRQLELWKIFVEPVR; this is encoded by the exons ATGGACGAGGTCACCTTCAAAAGCGACACCGTGCTCTCCGATGTCCACCTCTACACCCCCAACCAGAGACACCTCATGGTGCGGCTGAACAGCATGAGGCAGCCCG tttttctctccCAGTTCCAGCTTGTGTGGAACCAAGACCCTCGGATAGACTCAGGGACTCAGGGCGATGATCACAGAGCTGTTCCCACAGAGGAGACTCCTGCTGGGACAGGCAGCACTGGCTCCCCTCCCGGGAGTAGCTGCAGCAGTGAGGGGTCCCCCACGCAGGCTGGTGCTGATGTCACTGGCCAGGAAGGGGCGGGAGCTCAGCTGGACGAAGATGGAGATTTGGATGTCGTGAGAAGACCACGGGCCCCCTCCGACCCTGACCCTGTGTGGCCTCTGAGAGACAAGGTACATCCCATGATTCTAACGCAGGAAGAAGATGAAGTCCTGGGAGACAAAGCACGGGAGAGCAGCACCCACGATATCATCAGGATAG AACACACCATGGCCACGCCCCTGGAGGATGTTGGCAAGCAG GTTTGGCGGGGCGCCCTGCTCCTGGCTGACTACATCCTGTTCCAGTGGGACCTCTTCCAGGGACGCACCGTGCTGGAACTCGGAGCGGGCACGGGGTTAGCCAGCGTCGTCGCCGCCACCCTGGCGCAGACCGTGTACTGTACAG ATGTGGGTGCCGATCTCTTGGCCATGTGCCAGCAAAACCTTGCCCTCAACAGCCACCTGACTGGCTCTGGAG ATCCTGAAGCCCCCTTCAGCTGGTCAGAGGAGGAGATCTCCGACCTGTACAACCACACCACCATACTGCTCGCAGCCGAAG TGCCTGTCTTCTTGCCCACAGTGTTTTATGACGACGACCTAACTGATGCTCTGTTTAAAACGCTCCTCCGGCTCACCCACAGATTGCAGAACGCCTGCGTAGCCATTCTGTCCGTGGAGAAGAG GCTGAACTTCACGCTGAGCCACCTGGACGTCACGTGCGAAGCCTACGACCACTTCCGCGCCTGCCTGCGCCAGCTGGAGCAGCTCCGGGACGGCCCGCTGCGCTTCGCGGTGGAGCCGGTGGAAGCCTCCTTCCCGCAGCGCCTCGTCTACGAGCGCATCCGGCAGCTG GAGCTGTGGAAGATCTTTGTGGAACCAGTAAGGTGA
- the METTL22 gene encoding methyltransferase-like protein 22 isoform X2 → MDEVTFKSDTVLSDVHLYTPNQRHLMVRLNSMRQPVFLSQFQLVWNQDPRIDSGTQGDDHRAVPTEETPAGTGSTGSPPGSSCSSEGSPTQAGADVTGQEGAGAQLDEDGDLDVVRRPRAPSDPDPVWPLRDKVHPMILTQEEDEVLGDKARESSTHDIIRIEHTMATPLEDVGKQVWRGALLLADYILFQWDLFQGRTVLELGAGTGLASVVAATLAQTVYCTDVGADLLAMCQQNLALNSHLTGSGGSVVKVRELDWRKDELCTDPEAPFSWSEEEISDLYNHTTILLAAEVFYDDDLTDALFKTLLRLTHRLQNACVAILSVEKRLNFTLSHLDVTCEAYDHFRACLRQLEQLRDGPLRFAVEPVEASFPQRLVYERIRQLELWKIFVEPVR, encoded by the exons ATGGACGAGGTCACCTTCAAAAGCGACACCGTGCTCTCCGATGTCCACCTCTACACCCCCAACCAGAGACACCTCATGGTGCGGCTGAACAGCATGAGGCAGCCCG tttttctctccCAGTTCCAGCTTGTGTGGAACCAAGACCCTCGGATAGACTCAGGGACTCAGGGCGATGATCACAGAGCTGTTCCCACAGAGGAGACTCCTGCTGGGACAGGCAGCACTGGCTCCCCTCCCGGGAGTAGCTGCAGCAGTGAGGGGTCCCCCACGCAGGCTGGTGCTGATGTCACTGGCCAGGAAGGGGCGGGAGCTCAGCTGGACGAAGATGGAGATTTGGATGTCGTGAGAAGACCACGGGCCCCCTCCGACCCTGACCCTGTGTGGCCTCTGAGAGACAAGGTACATCCCATGATTCTAACGCAGGAAGAAGATGAAGTCCTGGGAGACAAAGCACGGGAGAGCAGCACCCACGATATCATCAGGATAG AACACACCATGGCCACGCCCCTGGAGGATGTTGGCAAGCAG GTTTGGCGGGGCGCCCTGCTCCTGGCTGACTACATCCTGTTCCAGTGGGACCTCTTCCAGGGACGCACCGTGCTGGAACTCGGAGCGGGCACGGGGTTAGCCAGCGTCGTCGCCGCCACCCTGGCGCAGACCGTGTACTGTACAG ATGTGGGTGCCGATCTCTTGGCCATGTGCCAGCAAAACCTTGCCCTCAACAGCCACCTGACTGGCTCTGGAG GCAGTGTAGTTAAAGTCAGAGAGCTGGACTGGCGGAAGGACGAACTCTGCACAG ATCCTGAAGCCCCCTTCAGCTGGTCAGAGGAGGAGATCTCCGACCTGTACAACCACACCACCATACTGCTCGCAGCCGAAG TGTTTTATGACGACGACCTAACTGATGCTCTGTTTAAAACGCTCCTCCGGCTCACCCACAGATTGCAGAACGCCTGCGTAGCCATTCTGTCCGTGGAGAAGAG GCTGAACTTCACGCTGAGCCACCTGGACGTCACGTGCGAAGCCTACGACCACTTCCGCGCCTGCCTGCGCCAGCTGGAGCAGCTCCGGGACGGCCCGCTGCGCTTCGCGGTGGAGCCGGTGGAAGCCTCCTTCCCGCAGCGCCTCGTCTACGAGCGCATCCGGCAGCTG GAGCTGTGGAAGATCTTTGTGGAACCAGTAAGGTGA
- the METTL22 gene encoding methyltransferase-like protein 22 isoform X1, translating into MDEVTFKSDTVLSDVHLYTPNQRHLMVRLNSMRQPVFLSQFQLVWNQDPRIDSGTQGDDHRAVPTEETPAGTGSTGSPPGSSCSSEGSPTQAGADVTGQEGAGAQLDEDGDLDVVRRPRAPSDPDPVWPLRDKVHPMILTQEEDEVLGDKARESSTHDIIRIEHTMATPLEDVGKQVWRGALLLADYILFQWDLFQGRTVLELGAGTGLASVVAATLAQTVYCTDVGADLLAMCQQNLALNSHLTGSGGSVVKVRELDWRKDELCTDPEAPFSWSEEEISDLYNHTTILLAAEVPVFLPTVFYDDDLTDALFKTLLRLTHRLQNACVAILSVEKRLNFTLSHLDVTCEAYDHFRACLRQLEQLRDGPLRFAVEPVEASFPQRLVYERIRQLELWKIFVEPVR; encoded by the exons ATGGACGAGGTCACCTTCAAAAGCGACACCGTGCTCTCCGATGTCCACCTCTACACCCCCAACCAGAGACACCTCATGGTGCGGCTGAACAGCATGAGGCAGCCCG tttttctctccCAGTTCCAGCTTGTGTGGAACCAAGACCCTCGGATAGACTCAGGGACTCAGGGCGATGATCACAGAGCTGTTCCCACAGAGGAGACTCCTGCTGGGACAGGCAGCACTGGCTCCCCTCCCGGGAGTAGCTGCAGCAGTGAGGGGTCCCCCACGCAGGCTGGTGCTGATGTCACTGGCCAGGAAGGGGCGGGAGCTCAGCTGGACGAAGATGGAGATTTGGATGTCGTGAGAAGACCACGGGCCCCCTCCGACCCTGACCCTGTGTGGCCTCTGAGAGACAAGGTACATCCCATGATTCTAACGCAGGAAGAAGATGAAGTCCTGGGAGACAAAGCACGGGAGAGCAGCACCCACGATATCATCAGGATAG AACACACCATGGCCACGCCCCTGGAGGATGTTGGCAAGCAG GTTTGGCGGGGCGCCCTGCTCCTGGCTGACTACATCCTGTTCCAGTGGGACCTCTTCCAGGGACGCACCGTGCTGGAACTCGGAGCGGGCACGGGGTTAGCCAGCGTCGTCGCCGCCACCCTGGCGCAGACCGTGTACTGTACAG ATGTGGGTGCCGATCTCTTGGCCATGTGCCAGCAAAACCTTGCCCTCAACAGCCACCTGACTGGCTCTGGAG GCAGTGTAGTTAAAGTCAGAGAGCTGGACTGGCGGAAGGACGAACTCTGCACAG ATCCTGAAGCCCCCTTCAGCTGGTCAGAGGAGGAGATCTCCGACCTGTACAACCACACCACCATACTGCTCGCAGCCGAAG TGCCTGTCTTCTTGCCCACAGTGTTTTATGACGACGACCTAACTGATGCTCTGTTTAAAACGCTCCTCCGGCTCACCCACAGATTGCAGAACGCCTGCGTAGCCATTCTGTCCGTGGAGAAGAG GCTGAACTTCACGCTGAGCCACCTGGACGTCACGTGCGAAGCCTACGACCACTTCCGCGCCTGCCTGCGCCAGCTGGAGCAGCTCCGGGACGGCCCGCTGCGCTTCGCGGTGGAGCCGGTGGAAGCCTCCTTCCCGCAGCGCCTCGTCTACGAGCGCATCCGGCAGCTG GAGCTGTGGAAGATCTTTGTGGAACCAGTAAGGTGA
- the METTL22 gene encoding methyltransferase-like protein 22 isoform X5, which translates to MDEVTFKSDTVLSDVHLYTPNQRHLMVRLNSMRQPVFLSQFQLVWNQDPRIDSGTQGDDHRAVPTEETPAGTGSTGSPPGSSCSSEGSPTQAGADVTGQEGAGAQLDEDGDLDVVRRPRAPSDPDPVWPLRDKVHPMILTQEEDEVLGDKARESSTHDIIRIEHTMATPLEDVGKQVWRGALLLADYILFQWDLFQGRTVLELGAGTGLASVVAATLAQTVYCTDVGADLLAMCQQNLALNSHLTGSGASVPRWPCPCVFFPHPPPSPASALSLLDVAVAPCAAQAALRVASRVTLVDTGLTPSGGKARALLAPKPPGPALLALPASLLTVPLQPCAQ; encoded by the exons ATGGACGAGGTCACCTTCAAAAGCGACACCGTGCTCTCCGATGTCCACCTCTACACCCCCAACCAGAGACACCTCATGGTGCGGCTGAACAGCATGAGGCAGCCCG tttttctctccCAGTTCCAGCTTGTGTGGAACCAAGACCCTCGGATAGACTCAGGGACTCAGGGCGATGATCACAGAGCTGTTCCCACAGAGGAGACTCCTGCTGGGACAGGCAGCACTGGCTCCCCTCCCGGGAGTAGCTGCAGCAGTGAGGGGTCCCCCACGCAGGCTGGTGCTGATGTCACTGGCCAGGAAGGGGCGGGAGCTCAGCTGGACGAAGATGGAGATTTGGATGTCGTGAGAAGACCACGGGCCCCCTCCGACCCTGACCCTGTGTGGCCTCTGAGAGACAAGGTACATCCCATGATTCTAACGCAGGAAGAAGATGAAGTCCTGGGAGACAAAGCACGGGAGAGCAGCACCCACGATATCATCAGGATAG AACACACCATGGCCACGCCCCTGGAGGATGTTGGCAAGCAG GTTTGGCGGGGCGCCCTGCTCCTGGCTGACTACATCCTGTTCCAGTGGGACCTCTTCCAGGGACGCACCGTGCTGGAACTCGGAGCGGGCACGGGGTTAGCCAGCGTCGTCGCCGCCACCCTGGCGCAGACCGTGTACTGTACAG ATGTGGGTGCCGATCTCTTGGCCATGTGCCAGCAAAACCTTGCCCTCAACAGCCACCTGACTGGCTCTGGAG CTTCAGTTCCTAGGTGGCCCTGTCCTTGCGTCTTCTTCCCGCACCCACCACCAAGTCCTGCTTCAGCCCTCTCCCTGCTGGACGTCGCAGTGGCCCCCTGTGCAGCACAGGCTGCCCTCCGTGTAGCATCCAGAGTGACCTTGGTCGACACAGGCCTGACCCCTTCAGGGGGGAAAGCCCGAGCTCTTCTGGCTCCCAAACCGCCTGGTCCAGCGCTGCTTGCCTTGCCCGCTTCTCTCCTCACCGTCCCGCTCCAGCCCTGCGCCCAGTGA